From one Candidatus Chromulinivorax destructor genomic stretch:
- a CDS encoding ankyrin repeat domain-containing protein, translating to MHYKQHIRIISLAILTLATDITLTSQMHLTIGQKRKHEHIKLDAEIEQEEITELSRAEFIKQSVKKYSHLDEGFKLLRMYYSRSSIPTFHDYLAEKLYFDNYDDHDFINVHRNDFGTAIGTAEDLMINKMKDPFCMALEYAVRNHAVIADEQNKFFQYVLKHRGTFMRNIIPLWVNVKKNHDKPILHQAISCNNIEMIQFLLDLQADINIQDKRGNTPVHRAVINNNKSVIALLLEKGADVNIANNKKITPLHSAVKHSKSSVIVESLLNKNAHVDPIMDNDNEQGFTPLWQAVKDLNLNIVNLLLSSGADPNLGNTTDYNLLYTTLKRIDFEASLEYVAQSSGEFILEKLLQAGAKPNTQIDDENETPLFLAALRNLPYSTDLLLKYHANPNLTNNAHITPLNEAVNFGSLATIKILIQNKTTDLNICGIDDYGTALHTAVKKNYKEIVKLLLDAGADKTIVDVTDQLTPLELAETEEMRALFR from the coding sequence ATGCATTACAAACAACACATACGAATCATAAGCTTAGCTATACTGACACTTGCAACAGATATAACCTTAACAAGCCAAATGCATCTTACCATTGGGCAAAAAAGAAAACATGAGCATATAAAACTCGATGCAGAAATAGAGCAAGAAGAAATAACTGAATTATCCCGAGCTGAATTTATTAAACAATCTGTTAAAAAATATAGTCATCTAGATGAGGGCTTTAAACTTTTACGTATGTATTATTCACGCTCATCCATACCGACATTTCATGATTATTTAGCAGAAAAATTATACTTTGATAATTATGATGATCATGATTTTATTAATGTACATAGAAATGATTTTGGCACAGCTATAGGCACAGCAGAAGATCTTATGATAAACAAAATGAAAGATCCATTTTGCATGGCACTTGAATATGCTGTAAGAAATCATGCTGTTATTGCTGATGAACAAAATAAATTTTTTCAGTATGTTCTTAAACATCGTGGTACATTCATGCGCAATATCATTCCACTCTGGGTTAATGTTAAAAAAAATCATGATAAACCCATACTGCATCAAGCGATAAGCTGCAATAATATTGAAATGATACAATTTTTGTTAGACCTACAAGCTGATATCAATATACAAGATAAACGAGGAAATACTCCAGTTCACCGCGCTGTAATAAATAACAATAAATCTGTTATTGCACTCTTGCTTGAAAAAGGCGCCGATGTAAATATCGCGAATAACAAAAAAATTACTCCTTTACACTCAGCAGTCAAGCATAGTAAATCATCAGTAATTGTTGAATCTTTACTCAATAAAAATGCCCATGTCGATCCAATAATGGATAATGATAATGAACAAGGATTTACTCCATTATGGCAAGCTGTTAAAGATTTAAATCTCAATATAGTTAATCTATTATTATCATCTGGTGCAGATCCAAATTTAGGAAATACAACGGATTATAATTTATTATACACCACACTTAAGCGTATTGATTTTGAAGCTAGCCTAGAATATGTCGCTCAAAGCAGTGGAGAATTTATCTTAGAAAAATTATTACAAGCAGGAGCTAAGCCTAATACACAAATAGATGATGAAAATGAAACTCCATTATTTCTTGCAGCTCTAAGGAATTTACCATATTCAACAGATCTTTTATTAAAGTATCATGCAAATCCAAACCTTACAAATAATGCTCATATAACACCTTTAAATGAAGCTGTAAATTTTGGAAGTCTTGCTACGATAAAAATTTTAATACAAAACAAAACTACTGATCTTAATATTTGTGGTATCGATGATTACGGAACAGCATTACATACTGCTGTAAAAAAAAATTATAAAGAAATTGTAAAATTATTATTAGATGCAGGAGCTGATAAAACA
- a CDS encoding ATP-dependent metallopeptidase FtsH/Yme1/Tma family protein, protein MRLRFHVFLFVFCLFPLPMHALKINLGMISVDWQEIQDNPLTTLSIVSALAAASYVTQEYWVPIVQNYIKKNEQNPTIILYEKDQKKDDNNAMAKFQNCRAKIYLAGQVTTTFKDVAGCHHAKKDFEDILNFLKNPKDFHEIGAKIPKGVLLQGPPGTGKTLLAKALAGQAQCPFISICASEFIEAFVGIGAARVRDLFDKAQQLAPCIIFIDEFDAIGKARSSNSQGGSDEYAQTLTQLLTLMDGFDPVKNPIIVIAATNRADVLDPAIVRPGRFDRKVEVGLPYLQDRIDILKVHLSHVKCSDTIDISLLATSTSGYSGAQLAQLVNEAAIIAVNRSSKIVEMDDIEAARENITMGRATTGMVYNELYVKKTAIHEAGHAIAMIYQPELVDPLYKVSIVPRGGALGITSQMPLGEWYGYSDEQFKAQIIMLLAGGIAEEVCGHGLYTGKANDIMRAYKIAYTMVAYYGMSDELAYISYDAFESQLPDNVTTHIHAQAKKIVDSCYVACKELVIAHIEEIEQLAQALLEKGTISGYEVYDMFNLPRPSNTL, encoded by the coding sequence ATGCGTTTAAGATTTCATGTATTCCTATTTGTATTCTGTTTATTCCCACTACCTATGCATGCGCTCAAGATTAATTTGGGAATGATTTCAGTTGATTGGCAAGAGATACAAGATAATCCACTGACAACGTTATCAATAGTATCTGCACTTGCAGCAGCAAGCTACGTAACGCAAGAGTATTGGGTGCCTATTGTGCAAAATTATATCAAAAAAAATGAGCAGAATCCGACCATTATTTTGTATGAAAAAGACCAAAAAAAAGATGACAATAATGCTATGGCTAAATTTCAAAATTGTCGGGCTAAAATTTATTTAGCTGGGCAAGTTACGACAACGTTTAAAGATGTTGCAGGTTGCCATCATGCAAAAAAAGATTTTGAAGATATTTTAAATTTTTTAAAAAATCCCAAAGACTTTCATGAGATTGGCGCAAAAATTCCAAAAGGGGTGTTGCTTCAAGGTCCTCCAGGTACAGGAAAAACATTGTTAGCAAAAGCTTTAGCAGGCCAAGCTCAGTGCCCATTTATAAGTATTTGTGCATCAGAATTTATAGAAGCATTTGTGGGAATTGGAGCAGCTCGGGTTCGAGATCTTTTTGATAAAGCTCAACAGTTAGCACCATGCATTATTTTTATAGATGAATTTGATGCTATTGGTAAGGCTCGATCATCAAATTCACAAGGCGGAAGTGATGAATATGCTCAAACATTAACACAGTTATTAACGTTAATGGATGGCTTTGATCCGGTAAAAAATCCAATTATTGTTATTGCTGCAACCAATAGAGCAGATGTACTTGATCCAGCTATTGTGCGTCCTGGAAGATTTGATCGTAAAGTAGAAGTTGGTCTACCTTACCTGCAAGATCGTATTGATATTTTAAAAGTGCATTTGAGTCATGTAAAGTGTAGCGATACTATTGATATCTCGTTATTAGCAACAAGCACTTCAGGTTATTCTGGGGCTCAATTAGCTCAATTAGTTAATGAAGCAGCAATCATTGCCGTAAATCGTTCAAGTAAAATTGTTGAAATGGATGACATTGAAGCTGCACGTGAAAATATTACGATGGGACGAGCGACAACCGGGATGGTCTACAATGAGTTGTATGTTAAAAAGACTGCGATCCATGAAGCTGGTCATGCAATTGCAATGATTTATCAACCAGAGTTAGTTGATCCTTTGTATAAAGTTTCTATTGTTCCACGAGGAGGAGCTTTAGGAATTACCAGCCAAATGCCGCTTGGAGAATGGTATGGTTACAGCGATGAGCAATTTAAAGCACAGATTATTATGCTACTTGCAGGCGGAATTGCAGAAGAAGTATGTGGACATGGTCTATACACAGGCAAAGCCAATGATATTATGAGAGCTTATAAAATTGCTTATACCATGGTTGCTTACTATGGAATGTCAGATGAATTAGCTTATATCTCTTATGATGCTTTTGAATCTCAATTACCAGATAATGTTACAACGCATATTCATGCTCAGGCTAAAAAAATTGTTGATTCCTGTTATGTTGCATGTAAAGAATTAGTAATAGCTCATATAGAGGAAATTGAACAGCTTGCACAAGCTTTACTAGAAAAAGGAACAATTTCTGGGTACGAAGTTTATGACATGTTTAATTTACCAAGACCATCTAATACTTTGTAG
- a CDS encoding AAA family ATPase — MSATKKLISLFSLISGLIFLVEPLDAKMFDMYDRSGDLTTTGLIMYSAVGAAIAALSYDIYTTYYIPKKDREATFTDNLLLVAEDHRQYLQSPDAIEDAFNILYNVGYGALVTGVSAMVWKMIDEEEVKVELFNAGDIKTKFSDVAGLDEAKEGMKDIVEYLKHPEKYKAIGAPAPKGVLMYGGPGNGKTLLARAVAGEVNCSFISMAGSSFVEMYVGLGAQRVRDLFALARRQGPCIIFIDEIDALITKRNSSDTEQNQTVAAFLAEVDGLQDNKYPIIVIGATNRLDAIDRPAIRPGRFDRHIEITKPKTEDRVQLLGMNLAKVKHETSVDIAKIADMTSGFSGAELTNLVNQSALLAVQQDCKVVEMHHLTQAFDTIKESMMTTIDASFNLDIAYPGDITTTFKDIAGLSHAKYEAQALIDYLKNPSSYNNRGINPPKGILLDGPPGNGKTSLARAIAGEANCPFISISGSGFVEKYVGTGAARVRELFEKARKQAPCIIFIDEIDALLSKRSDSDGSGGQDERNSTIAEFLSQVDGLKNNKKPVILIGATNRRQALDESAIRPGRFDQKIHISNPSQQDRLEMLQIKMKDIKVESDIDLPFIAEMTEGLSGADIAHLINEANRLAMKYGAQSISMNILEQATEKVKNGEEFFVYQLSNEDKKIIAYRKAGRALGIISENKDVVNKVSITPRSNSLGLVSSSSLQESIMHQSAKKRAEIRMLFCEHLAEQKISKQEDAGQSNDLQQAHAMALDMIHMHGIPDKLAQVGNKLKRKEDVAAEIVEEEYKKAQIIINNNKKDLEKIVPVLLEKETLSGQELYDLLGKKKPVKKDDEENIFNKK; from the coding sequence ATGAGTGCAACAAAAAAATTAATTTCATTATTTTCCTTGATAAGTGGGCTGATTTTTTTAGTAGAGCCGCTTGATGCAAAAATGTTTGATATGTATGATCGTTCAGGAGACTTAACGACAACAGGGTTAATCATGTATAGTGCAGTGGGAGCTGCAATTGCCGCTTTATCTTATGATATATATACAACATATTACATACCAAAAAAAGATAGAGAAGCAACATTTACAGATAACTTATTACTTGTTGCTGAAGATCATCGCCAATACTTACAATCTCCTGATGCAATCGAAGATGCTTTTAATATCCTGTACAATGTTGGATACGGAGCTCTTGTAACAGGTGTTTCAGCGATGGTATGGAAAATGATTGATGAAGAAGAAGTTAAAGTCGAACTTTTTAATGCTGGAGACATAAAAACAAAATTTTCTGATGTTGCCGGTTTAGATGAAGCTAAAGAAGGCATGAAAGATATTGTCGAGTATTTAAAACATCCTGAAAAATATAAAGCTATCGGCGCGCCTGCTCCAAAAGGTGTTTTAATGTATGGTGGTCCAGGTAATGGAAAAACTTTATTAGCACGAGCTGTTGCAGGAGAAGTTAACTGTTCATTTATTAGTATGGCAGGCTCTTCATTTGTTGAAATGTATGTTGGTCTTGGTGCTCAACGTGTTCGTGATTTGTTTGCTCTTGCACGACGACAAGGGCCATGTATTATATTTATTGATGAAATCGATGCATTAATTACCAAGCGTAATAGTAGCGATACTGAGCAAAATCAGACCGTTGCAGCATTTTTAGCAGAGGTTGATGGTTTACAAGATAATAAATACCCAATTATTGTTATTGGTGCAACAAATCGTCTTGATGCAATTGATCGTCCAGCTATTCGTCCAGGACGTTTTGATCGTCATATTGAAATCACAAAACCAAAAACTGAAGATAGAGTGCAATTATTAGGTATGAATTTAGCTAAAGTAAAGCATGAAACGTCTGTTGATATTGCAAAAATAGCTGACATGACATCAGGTTTTTCTGGTGCAGAATTAACTAATTTGGTTAATCAATCAGCTTTACTTGCAGTTCAACAAGATTGTAAGGTTGTAGAAATGCATCATCTAACACAAGCTTTTGACACCATAAAAGAAAGTATGATGACAACGATTGATGCGTCATTCAATCTTGATATTGCATATCCTGGAGATATTACAACAACGTTTAAGGATATTGCAGGGCTATCTCATGCTAAATATGAAGCTCAAGCACTTATTGATTATTTAAAAAATCCTTCAAGCTATAACAATCGTGGAATTAATCCGCCAAAAGGAATATTGTTAGATGGCCCTCCAGGGAATGGAAAAACGTCATTAGCTCGTGCTATAGCAGGAGAGGCTAATTGTCCATTTATTAGTATTTCTGGCTCAGGATTTGTTGAAAAATATGTAGGAACAGGTGCAGCTCGCGTCAGAGAACTATTTGAAAAAGCTCGTAAACAAGCTCCATGTATTATATTTATTGATGAAATTGATGCGTTGTTGTCAAAGCGTTCAGATAGTGATGGTTCTGGTGGCCAAGATGAACGCAATAGTACCATTGCAGAATTTTTATCACAAGTTGATGGCTTAAAAAATAATAAAAAACCAGTCATTCTTATTGGTGCAACTAATAGACGCCAAGCTCTTGATGAAAGCGCTATTCGTCCAGGAAGATTTGATCAAAAAATTCATATTTCAAATCCATCACAGCAAGATAGGCTTGAAATGTTACAAATCAAGATGAAAGATATTAAAGTTGAATCTGACATTGATCTTCCTTTTATAGCTGAAATGACTGAGGGTTTATCAGGAGCAGATATTGCACATCTTATTAATGAAGCAAATCGTTTAGCAATGAAATATGGTGCTCAATCAATTTCAATGAATATTTTAGAGCAAGCTACAGAAAAAGTGAAAAACGGAGAAGAGTTCTTTGTTTATCAGTTAAGCAATGAAGATAAAAAAATAATTGCATACCGCAAGGCAGGAAGAGCTTTAGGCATTATTTCTGAAAATAAAGACGTCGTAAATAAAGTTTCTATTACACCTCGTAGTAATAGTTTAGGTTTAGTCAGTTCTTCTTCATTACAAGAATCTATTATGCATCAAAGTGCTAAAAAGAGAGCAGAGATTCGCATGTTATTTTGTGAGCATTTAGCAGAGCAAAAAATTTCAAAACAAGAAGACGCTGGTCAATCAAATGATCTGCAACAAGCACATGCAATGGCTCTTGATATGATTCATATGCATGGCATACCTGATAAACTTGCTCAAGTTGGCAATAAGCTGAAAAGAAAAGAAGATGTTGCGGCTGAAATTGTTGAGGAAGAGTATAAAAAAGCTCAAATTATTATTAATAATAATAAAAAAGATTTAGAAAAAATTGTGCCTGTTCTTCTTGAAAAAGAGACTCTTTCAGGCCAAGAATTATATGATTTGCTTGGCAAGAAAAAACCAGTTAAAAAAGATGATGAAGAAAATATTTTTAATAAAAAATAG
- a CDS encoding AAA family ATPase — protein MKKLKIVVIISSFLYGFYGCAVEKIKNNKLDGIQLILPQDNRVRLDDLIGNHEIKQAARSIIAAFKDQQLYASVNKNFAKSFLLQGCAGNGKKMLAQAFAGETGSSILQLSGASLINMTPEQVHELFTQAKLMAPCVIVIDDVADFILETSEQAQQVMRVYLDEMDRLDEAQVPIMIFGTLIPQEDQSYNITGLFDFTLYLSQPSFQDRVEFLDAQLKDFKKNHDVDYNTVARLMIGRSYKDFVSFIDKIKNLTSRASTNCLSPELLDEAISYINQDSQEGFHIQTPEEQYASAIHEAGHAMIVMHYESQCRLHSVSVKQNSRSYGRMIDIALTEPYLQTEDELLYDITVALGGGVAEQIFNVPETKNITQENGLQDFISRSSVASDFEILSTKAHKIVKQRCLHAGGSCEACSAIDGEKMVEIVQACYEKATKIIVEHKQEIEQLAQLVLEKETVYADEAYAICGKKKPRCDFEKISKN, from the coding sequence ATGAAAAAATTAAAAATAGTAGTGATCATCAGTAGTTTTTTATATGGATTTTATGGCTGTGCAGTTGAAAAAATCAAAAATAATAAACTTGATGGTATACAACTCATTTTGCCACAAGATAACCGTGTAAGACTTGATGATCTTATTGGTAATCATGAAATTAAACAGGCTGCTCGATCAATAATTGCTGCCTTTAAAGATCAACAATTATATGCTTCAGTAAACAAAAATTTTGCAAAAAGTTTTTTGTTACAAGGTTGTGCAGGAAATGGTAAAAAAATGTTAGCTCAAGCTTTTGCTGGAGAAACTGGTTCATCTATTTTGCAACTATCAGGCGCATCATTAATAAACATGACCCCTGAACAAGTTCATGAATTATTTACACAAGCAAAATTAATGGCCCCGTGTGTTATTGTTATTGATGATGTAGCTGATTTTATTTTAGAAACATCTGAGCAAGCTCAACAAGTAATGCGGGTGTATCTAGATGAAATGGATAGATTAGATGAAGCTCAAGTACCAATAATGATCTTTGGTACACTTATTCCTCAAGAAGATCAAAGCTATAACATAACAGGTCTTTTTGATTTTACGTTGTATCTATCTCAACCTTCATTTCAAGATAGAGTTGAGTTTTTAGATGCTCAATTAAAAGATTTTAAAAAAAATCACGATGTTGATTATAATACTGTAGCTCGATTAATGATTGGAAGATCTTATAAAGATTTCGTTTCCTTTATTGATAAAATTAAAAATTTAACGAGTAGAGCATCAACAAATTGTTTGAGTCCTGAGTTACTCGATGAAGCGATATCCTATATAAATCAAGATTCGCAAGAAGGTTTTCATATTCAAACACCTGAAGAACAATATGCATCTGCTATTCATGAGGCTGGTCATGCTATGATAGTTATGCATTATGAAAGTCAATGCAGGCTTCACAGTGTTTCTGTAAAGCAAAATTCTCGCTCCTATGGACGTATGATAGATATAGCTTTAACTGAGCCATACCTTCAAACAGAAGATGAACTATTATATGATATTACGGTTGCTTTAGGTGGTGGTGTCGCTGAGCAAATTTTTAATGTACCAGAAACAAAAAATATTACGCAAGAAAATGGGCTACAAGATTTCATAAGTCGTTCAAGTGTTGCTTCTGATTTCGAAATATTAAGTACAAAAGCTCATAAGATAGTTAAACAACGTTGTCTACATGCTGGTGGTTCGTGTGAAGCATGTTCTGCTATCGATGGTGAGAAAATGGTTGAAATTGTTCAAGCATGTTATGAAAAAGCAACTAAGATTATTGTTGAGCATAAGCAGGAAATAGAACAATTAGCTCAACTCGTTTTAGAAAAAGAAACGGTGTATGCAGATGAAGCATACGCTATTTGTGGTAAGAAAAAACCACGGTGTGATTTTGAAAAAATAAGCAAAAATTAA
- a CDS encoding ankyrin repeat domain-containing protein, giving the protein MNYKQHIRIASFVILTLATDITITSQIHPTIGQKRKHEDIKIDAKIESKERTQVPRTEFIKQSVKEYSHFDKAFKLLRTYYSESSIPTFHDFLEEKLYFDDYDDHDLINLHRNNFGSVIAQTEDFIIDKMKNPFCMALEYTVRNHDPLIEDQNKFVQYALEYRHTFMRNIIPYWINSKKKYDKPILHQAINCDNITMVQFLLDLQADLNMQDEQGDTPIHLAIKNNNKPVIQLLLEKDIDVNIPNNKNITPLYSAVKLDEDSIVESLLKKGASVDQEIDDDYQVFTSLWQAVKNSNIMIVDLLLSYGADPNLGSTSNCNLLYTAIQRTDYEASLEYIALGCAGIILEKLLQAGANPNIQIEDEGNITPLHEAVQQNLPCSTKILLTYNANPNITSNALVSPLYIGVDFGSLASIKILIENNTTDLNICGTEDRGTALHAAVKKNYKEIVKLLLDAGADKTIVEEESQLTPLELAETEEMRSLLR; this is encoded by the coding sequence ATGAATTACAAACAACACATACGAATCGCAAGCTTCGTTATACTGACACTTGCAACAGATATAACCATAACAAGCCAAATACATCCTACCATTGGGCAAAAAAGAAAGCATGAAGATATAAAAATTGATGCAAAAATAGAGTCAAAAGAAAGAACTCAAGTACCCCGAACTGAATTTATTAAACAGTCTGTTAAAGAATACAGTCACTTCGATAAAGCATTTAAACTTTTACGTACGTACTATTCAGAATCATCCATACCGACATTTCATGATTTTTTAGAAGAAAAATTATACTTTGATGATTATGATGACCATGATTTAATAAACCTTCATAGAAATAATTTTGGCTCAGTTATAGCTCAAACAGAAGATTTTATTATAGATAAAATGAAAAATCCTTTTTGTATGGCACTTGAATATACTGTAAGAAATCATGATCCTTTAATTGAAGATCAAAATAAATTCGTGCAATATGCTCTTGAGTATCGTCATACATTCATGCGCAATATTATTCCATATTGGATCAACTCGAAAAAAAAGTATGATAAACCTATACTACATCAAGCTATCAACTGTGATAATATTACCATGGTCCAATTTTTATTAGACCTGCAAGCTGATCTAAATATGCAAGACGAACAGGGAGATACGCCAATTCACTTGGCTATAAAAAATAACAACAAACCTGTTATTCAACTCTTGCTTGAAAAAGATATCGATGTAAATATACCTAACAATAAAAACATTACCCCTTTATACTCAGCGGTCAAACTTGATGAAGACTCAATTGTTGAATCTTTACTCAAGAAAGGTGCGTCTGTTGACCAAGAAATCGATGACGATTATCAAGTTTTTACCTCCTTATGGCAAGCTGTTAAAAATTCAAACATCATGATAGTCGATCTATTATTATCATATGGTGCAGATCCAAATTTAGGAAGTACATCGAACTGTAATTTGTTATACACGGCAATTCAACGTACTGATTATGAAGCTAGCTTAGAATATATTGCTCTAGGCTGCGCAGGAATAATCTTAGAAAAATTATTACAAGCAGGAGCTAACCCTAATATTCAAATAGAAGATGAAGGTAATATTACCCCATTGCATGAGGCTGTTCAACAAAATTTACCATGTTCAACAAAAATATTATTAACCTACAATGCTAACCCAAATATCACCAGCAATGCTCTTGTTTCACCTTTATACATAGGTGTAGATTTTGGAAGCCTTGCTAGCATAAAAATTTTAATTGAAAACAATACTACTGATCTTAATATTTGTGGTACCGAAGATCGGGGAACAGCATTACATGCTGCTGTCAAAAAAAATTATAAAGAAATTGTAAAATTATTATTAGATGCAGGAGCTGATAAAACAATTGTTGAAGAAGAGTCTCAATTAACTCCACTAGAATTAGCAGAAACCGAAGAGATGCGATCGTTATTAAGATAA
- a CDS encoding peptidoglycan D,D-transpeptidase FtsI family protein, whose product MKQLHSFEHIRSFFIFLILVCLYGIIVANLYIIQVQQQSFFSNLGQKQYNISTTTLPERALIFDRNGTPVALNKDSFAAFILPKQITDRAPIEKFLTQHFPAAAQRLATSWDKNFFFISRKLNSEQETLITQANISDIHILQEPSRFYPYACMSTILGITDIDNHGIMGIEQQYDEVLQGTATTHILKKDARSNRFYFEKELTVQGAASQSVQLTIDADLQYKITSILEQAVEQFQAKEAAAIIIDPVTGEISAMASFPYFDPNNTEQLVMESTKNRPTSQAFESGSVLKIFCALAALEEHVVTLDEMINCENTKETKIEGIRVRTVAPHGNISYLEVIQNSNNIGTVKVAKRINKKLYDYYKLLGFGSTTGLNFPGEQKGYVNPPANWSAYSIVSLSFGYEISTTLLQLARGLSLIYNGGHLIVPKLTIDKQFDSKTVGSEPLICEQTRRDLDAILLGAVEHSSGKRARITGYKVTGKTGTANILDHGKYNEDKHLNTFIGYIEKGCYKK is encoded by the coding sequence ATGAAACAACTACATAGTTTTGAGCATATTAGATCATTTTTTATTTTTTTAATTCTTGTATGCCTGTATGGCATCATTGTTGCTAACCTGTATATAATTCAAGTTCAACAACAATCATTTTTTAGTAATCTTGGTCAAAAACAGTACAATATCAGCACAACAACATTACCTGAACGTGCTTTAATTTTTGATAGAAATGGCACACCTGTTGCACTTAACAAAGATAGCTTTGCCGCATTTATTTTACCCAAACAGATCACTGACCGTGCTCCTATTGAAAAGTTTCTCACGCAACACTTTCCTGCAGCTGCACAACGACTCGCAACATCATGGGATAAAAACTTTTTTTTCATCTCCAGAAAATTAAACAGTGAGCAAGAAACACTTATTACTCAAGCAAATATTTCAGACATTCATATTTTGCAAGAACCAAGTCGCTTTTATCCGTATGCATGTATGAGCACCATTCTTGGAATCACTGATATTGACAACCATGGAATTATGGGCATTGAACAACAGTATGATGAAGTGCTCCAAGGGACAGCGACTACTCACATTTTAAAAAAAGATGCACGAAGCAATCGATTCTATTTTGAAAAAGAGCTCACAGTACAAGGCGCTGCAAGTCAATCCGTTCAACTTACCATCGATGCTGACTTACAATATAAAATTACCAGTATTCTTGAACAAGCCGTTGAGCAATTTCAAGCAAAAGAAGCGGCCGCAATTATTATTGATCCGGTGACAGGTGAAATATCTGCTATGGCCTCGTTCCCCTACTTTGATCCAAACAACACTGAACAGTTAGTTATGGAAAGCACAAAAAATCGCCCGACATCACAAGCTTTTGAAAGCGGATCAGTTCTTAAAATATTTTGCGCTCTTGCAGCGCTTGAAGAGCATGTCGTTACGCTTGATGAAATGATTAACTGCGAAAACACAAAAGAAACAAAAATCGAAGGTATTCGAGTTCGTACCGTTGCCCCACATGGAAATATCTCTTATTTAGAAGTTATTCAAAATTCAAATAATATAGGTACCGTAAAAGTAGCAAAACGAATTAATAAAAAACTATACGATTATTACAAGCTGCTTGGATTTGGATCTACGACGGGGCTTAATTTTCCTGGCGAACAAAAAGGATATGTCAATCCGCCTGCAAACTGGTCTGCGTACTCAATTGTATCGCTTTCATTTGGTTATGAAATCTCAACAACACTTTTGCAACTTGCTCGAGGCCTGAGTCTTATTTATAATGGAGGTCACTTAATTGTGCCAAAATTGACGATAGACAAACAATTTGATAGCAAAACAGTTGGAAGTGAGCCGTTAATTTGCGAGCAGACACGTCGCGATTTAGACGCAATCCTGCTTGGAGCTGTCGAGCATTCTTCAGGCAAGCGCGCTCGGATTACTGGGTACAAAGTTACGGGAAAAACTGGTACTGCAAATATTCTTGATCATGGAAAATATAACGAAGATAAACATTTAAATACGTTTATTGGATACATTGAAAAAGGATGCTATAAAAAGTAA
- a CDS encoding cell division protein FtsL, whose translation MKKISAVVLFFCFHALLIFFQVHKQSHYLKLSYDIQKLQTQHAQLTQQKSHLLYTLHTYQQPRQIQAIAEKKLFMKSIELKDVKKSYETTT comes from the coding sequence ATGAAAAAAATATCTGCCGTTGTGCTATTTTTCTGCTTTCATGCACTTTTAATATTTTTTCAAGTTCATAAACAAAGTCATTACCTAAAATTATCTTACGACATTCAAAAACTTCAGACACAGCACGCACAGTTAACACAACAAAAATCTCATCTTTTGTATACGCTGCACACCTATCAACAGCCACGCCAAATTCAAGCAATTGCTGAAAAAAAATTATTTATGAAATCCATTGAACTTAAAGATGTGAAAAAATCATATGAAACAACTACATAG